From one Flavobacterium kingsejongi genomic stretch:
- the istA gene encoding IS21 family transposase yields the protein MANKITDMSKIRKVIKFYCNGKSKLFISSYLSLSRNTVKKYISLFEVLELSFELIDQKTDAELELLFSQTSVEAISPRLQTLYDFFPKMERELKKVGVTVQHMWEQYIAVNPDGYRTSQFHYHYNIWGKRVNPVMHMNHKAGDKMYVDYAGKTLSIIDIDTGEVKEVQFFVAILGASQYTYAEASMSQQKENFVDSVENAMRFFEGTPAAIVPDNLKSAVIKSSRFEPTINETLADLAEHYETTILPARAYRPRDKSLVEGAVKILYRRIYVTIKETKFFSLEELNQQIWDLLDSHNNRKLTGRPYSRFELFLEDEKEKLRPLPQDRFEIKYQSFATVMQNGHVQLSQDKNYYSVPYQYVKKKAKLLYTKSTVEIYYKYNRIAVHPRNYKPYVYTTTPEHLASTHQFVAQWSAARFIEWANNIDESVGEYIMQIIESRNHPEQAYKSCLGILNFEKKVGRQRLINACRRALDFKIYNFKTIQNILENNLDHIDFDQEPEQELPDHSNIRGKHYYN from the coding sequence ATGGCAAACAAAATAACAGACATGAGTAAAATTAGAAAAGTAATTAAATTCTATTGTAATGGAAAGAGTAAGTTATTTATAAGTAGCTACTTATCCCTTTCAAGAAATACGGTAAAGAAATATATTTCTTTATTTGAAGTTCTCGAATTAAGCTTTGAATTAATCGACCAAAAAACCGATGCAGAGCTGGAACTTTTATTCTCCCAGACTAGTGTAGAGGCCATTAGCCCGAGATTACAGACACTTTATGATTTTTTTCCTAAAATGGAACGTGAACTAAAAAAAGTTGGCGTTACCGTACAGCATATGTGGGAACAATATATTGCTGTAAATCCTGATGGTTATCGAACTTCACAATTTCATTATCATTACAATATATGGGGCAAACGAGTTAATCCGGTCATGCATATGAACCATAAGGCTGGTGATAAAATGTATGTTGATTATGCCGGAAAGACACTCTCAATTATTGATATAGATACTGGAGAAGTCAAAGAAGTACAATTTTTTGTAGCAATATTGGGCGCTAGCCAATACACGTATGCTGAAGCTTCCATGAGCCAGCAAAAGGAAAACTTTGTTGACTCGGTAGAAAATGCCATGCGCTTTTTTGAAGGCACTCCTGCCGCCATTGTTCCAGATAATTTAAAATCTGCCGTAATAAAAAGCAGTCGTTTTGAACCGACAATCAATGAAACCCTGGCTGATTTAGCAGAACATTACGAAACCACAATTTTACCTGCCAGAGCTTACAGGCCCAGAGACAAGTCACTAGTTGAAGGAGCTGTTAAGATATTATATCGAAGGATTTATGTAACCATAAAAGAAACTAAGTTCTTTTCTCTGGAAGAATTAAACCAGCAGATCTGGGATTTACTTGACTCTCACAATAACAGAAAACTGACAGGACGCCCTTATTCCCGCTTTGAATTATTTTTAGAAGACGAGAAAGAAAAACTGCGTCCACTCCCACAAGATCGTTTTGAAATTAAATACCAGTCTTTTGCAACAGTAATGCAAAACGGTCATGTTCAATTAAGCCAGGACAAAAACTATTACAGCGTTCCGTATCAATATGTAAAGAAGAAAGCCAAGCTGTTATATACCAAATCAACAGTAGAGATTTATTATAAATACAATCGAATAGCTGTACATCCAAGAAACTACAAACCTTATGTCTATACAACAACTCCTGAGCATTTAGCCAGTACACATCAATTTGTAGCCCAATGGAGTGCTGCCCGCTTCATTGAATGGGCTAATAATATTGATGAGTCAGTAGGAGAATATATAATGCAGATAATCGAAAGCAGAAATCATCCAGAACAGGCTTATAAAAGCTGTTTAGGAATACTGAATTTTGAAAAAAAGGTAGGCAGACAGCGATTAATAAATGCCTGCAGGCGGGCACTTGATTTTAAAATTTACAATTTTAAGACCATACAAAACATTTTAGAAAACAACTTGGATCATATTGATTTTGATCAAGAACCTGAGCAGGAACTTCCCGATCACAGTAACATAAGAGGAAAACACTATTATAACTAA
- a CDS encoding GIN domain-containing protein encodes MKNNIILLLAVFATSFTFGQSKEKIKGIKTVTIESKKTEDFTQILVEDNLEIFLVKGEQCALEVETDENLHEVIQFENNGGSLRIFTSKDVTRAKKLNIRVTYTDSLKTVTMKNQSVLNALSEIQLPDITINNMDNSKSFMNVNAAKFKLTANDKTRIELNLKSENATVELSKNAQLKALIAANTFKLDMYQKTTATIEGDVSELKLRLDNNSILTGKNLIANIGDIVVEQYANCTLFVNQNLSIDASGKAEINLYGAPKVEMKNFAGSATLFKREK; translated from the coding sequence ATGAAAAACAACATCATTTTGCTTTTAGCTGTTTTTGCCACTTCATTCACCTTTGGACAGTCAAAAGAGAAAATTAAAGGCATAAAAACAGTCACAATCGAATCCAAAAAAACCGAAGATTTTACCCAGATCCTGGTCGAAGATAATTTAGAAATCTTTTTAGTAAAAGGAGAGCAATGTGCCCTTGAAGTAGAAACGGATGAAAACCTTCATGAAGTAATCCAGTTTGAGAACAATGGTGGCAGCCTGAGAATATTCACTTCGAAAGATGTGACACGGGCCAAAAAACTCAATATCCGTGTCACCTATACCGATAGCCTGAAAACGGTTACCATGAAAAATCAATCGGTATTAAATGCCTTATCTGAAATTCAGCTTCCGGATATCACCATTAACAATATGGACAATTCAAAATCTTTTATGAATGTGAACGCGGCAAAATTCAAATTAACTGCAAATGATAAAACCCGCATTGAGTTGAATTTAAAGTCTGAAAACGCTACTGTCGAACTCAGCAAGAATGCACAATTGAAAGCTTTGATTGCAGCGAATACCTTTAAATTAGATATGTACCAAAAAACTACTGCGACTATTGAAGGTGATGTTTCTGAATTAAAACTCCGCCTGGATAACAATTCCATCTTAACCGGGAAAAACCTGATCGCGAACATTGGTGATATTGTAGTAGAGCAATATGCTAATTGTACTCTTTTTGTGAATCAAAACCTGAGTATTGATGCTTCTGGAAAAGCCGAAATCAACCTGTATGGTGCCCCAAAAGTAGAAATGAAAAACTTTGCCGGGAGTGCTACTTTATTCAAAAGAGAAAAATAG
- a CDS encoding head GIN domain-containing protein, whose product MATNKNKLIQFLMLTLVIFGFTSCHNRIEGTQGNGNVTTQERPATTPFSNIEAGNGIEVYVEQADKHAIAVEADDNIMPFIKTEIEGNTLKIYSEGSYSATRTIVTVRLPEINTLASRSACHISTINTIRGEQLILKSDGGSQINAKVEYDNILLDVSGGSSVLVSGKALQLSTEATSGSQVNAGGLLVNDVVAKGSSGSSTEIHPIVNLTAEASSASSINYYGSPKHISKSVSSGASISQQN is encoded by the coding sequence ATGGCTACAAATAAAAATAAACTGATCCAATTCCTGATGCTTACCCTTGTGATATTCGGATTCACAAGCTGCCATAATCGTATTGAAGGCACACAGGGAAATGGCAATGTCACCACCCAGGAAAGACCAGCCACAACCCCTTTCAGCAATATTGAAGCGGGGAATGGTATCGAAGTATATGTAGAACAAGCGGACAAACACGCTATAGCTGTTGAAGCCGATGACAATATCATGCCATTTATCAAAACGGAAATTGAAGGGAACACTTTAAAAATTTATTCGGAAGGCAGCTATAGTGCAACCAGAACAATAGTAACGGTAAGACTCCCTGAAATCAATACCTTGGCCAGTAGGAGTGCTTGCCATATTTCTACAATTAACACAATACGTGGTGAACAACTTATCCTGAAATCCGATGGCGGCAGCCAAATCAATGCTAAGGTTGAATATGACAATATTCTTTTAGATGTGAGTGGTGGCAGTAGTGTCCTCGTTAGTGGTAAAGCATTACAATTATCGACGGAGGCTACCAGTGGCAGCCAGGTTAATGCTGGTGGGCTATTGGTGAATGACGTAGTCGCCAAAGGTTCCAGCGGCAGTTCTACAGAAATCCATCCTATCGTCAATTTAACTGCAGAGGCCTCCAGTGCGAGTTCCATCAACTACTACGGATCACCAAAACACATCAGCAAATCGGTATCTTCCGGAGCCAGTATCAGTCAACAAAATTAA
- a CDS encoding TolB family protein: MQTAKGSESPVVIYTNLTNLKIEARELGTEKTWTVTPDEGQFYNAILSHDGKKVAVHNGADIYIYPIDGKAKGQKLGTGIATAWSDDDTYIIGFLDESENGHTVSNSELYLFDVQNSRTKKITNTEEVAEMFPTIHRDKVIFADDKTGRIFKATLNLK, from the coding sequence TTGCAGACTGCTAAAGGTTCAGAATCCCCTGTAGTGATTTATACCAACCTTACCAATCTCAAAATTGAAGCCCGGGAACTGGGAACAGAGAAAACCTGGACCGTAACACCCGATGAAGGGCAGTTTTACAATGCGATCCTATCCCATGATGGCAAAAAAGTAGCCGTACACAATGGCGCTGATATTTACATTTATCCTATTGATGGCAAGGCGAAAGGCCAAAAATTAGGTACCGGTATTGCAACTGCATGGTCCGATGATGACACGTATATTATTGGTTTTTTAGATGAGAGTGAAAACGGGCACACCGTTTCAAATTCAGAATTGTATCTTTTTGATGTCCAAAATTCACGCACCAAAAAAATTACCAATACCGAAGAAGTAGCCGAAATGTTTCCTACAATCCACAGAGACAAAGTCATCTTTGCAGATGATAAAACCGGTCGAATTTTTAAAGCAACCCTAAACCTGAAATAA
- a CDS encoding helix-turn-helix domain-containing protein, with amino-acid sequence MNVDLITRDDLDKFKKELLEEIRRYQQYPRKPGEETRVWLKSYEVRKLLSISAGTLQNLRINGTLPYNKIGGLMYYRYEDIQKLMDGDNKIK; translated from the coding sequence ATGAATGTGGATCTTATTACTAGGGATGACCTTGATAAATTTAAAAAAGAACTGTTAGAAGAAATTAGGAGATACCAGCAATATCCGCGTAAACCAGGCGAGGAAACGCGGGTATGGCTCAAAAGTTATGAAGTTCGTAAACTTCTAAGTATTTCAGCAGGGACATTGCAAAACCTACGAATAAATGGCACCCTTCCTTATAATAAAATTGGTGGACTTATGTACTATCGCTATGAAGATATTCAAAAACTTATGGATGGGGACAATAAAATTAAGTAA
- a CDS encoding transposase — protein MDLDGSHTPAIRGGEQVDYQGRKKRKTTNSLYLTDRQGLPLAMSEPLAGNHNDLYNIEVQFEDITATLEQANISVDGLFLNADAGFDSKDLRKACSDKNIQANICFNKRNGHSERDEYFDEQLYKQRYTIERTNAWLDGFRSILNRYDTTTESWKGFNYIAFIVIASKKFKKEKV, from the coding sequence GTGGATTTGGACGGAAGCCATACTCCTGCTATCCGAGGCGGTGAACAGGTTGACTATCAAGGTCGGAAGAAGCGAAAAACAACTAATTCACTCTATCTAACCGATAGGCAAGGCTTGCCATTAGCAATGTCAGAACCTCTTGCGGGAAACCACAACGACCTGTATAATATTGAGGTTCAGTTTGAAGACATTACAGCAACATTAGAACAAGCCAATATTTCTGTAGATGGATTGTTCCTCAATGCAGACGCAGGTTTTGACTCTAAAGACTTAAGAAAAGCATGTTCAGATAAGAACATTCAAGCTAATATCTGTTTTAACAAACGTAACGGTCATAGTGAGAGGGATGAATATTTTGATGAGCAACTCTATAAGCAGAGATATACAATCGAACGCACAAATGCCTGGTTAGATGGGTTTAGGTCAATCTTAAATAGATATGACACAACAACTGAATCTTGGAAAGGATTCAATTATATAGCATTTATAGTAATAGCATCAAAAAAATTTAAAAAGGAAAAAGTTTAA
- a CDS encoding N-acetylmuramoyl-L-alanine amidase, which translates to MRKITFILGLLLVTLGMEGQIVVLDPGHGYGTSTADNPDGRTATEIETALAVGLKTRTLIQGSCSWTAYMTRTTNLNGWISVNQRALMSNNWNADRFLSIHCNAGGGTGTETFYCTYDDTNTAPDIAFAKKIQANMVSQGSWNNRRCVDDIDFLAYHLGVLRYSSTTACLNEIGFVDYTTDAAKLTSDSWRNNFALAYFNALKSDLNLTCSAVAAPGAFTIATTTTCSGTQSGINLTWTTSANAVTYDVYRNGNLYAPDLTGNSFLNTYLITAGTSYTYSIKAKNATGTTTNSNGNVSKTAIACAAGKSNTVTSLEASDITIYPNPSDGKFLLAIGNTTNNDTYYSIYDTAGKMILNQRVYTNDNDSGIEIDLSGFAPNTYFLKVTNGTQEFTKKIIKK; encoded by the coding sequence ATGAGAAAAATTACTTTTATACTGGGCTTACTACTTGTTACATTAGGAATGGAGGGACAAATTGTGGTGTTGGATCCGGGGCATGGCTATGGGACTTCTACAGCTGATAATCCTGATGGCAGGACTGCTACTGAAATTGAAACTGCTCTCGCAGTAGGATTAAAAACAAGAACTCTAATCCAGGGAAGCTGCAGTTGGACCGCATACATGACCCGAACGACAAATTTGAATGGCTGGATTTCTGTAAACCAACGGGCATTAATGTCCAATAACTGGAATGCCGATCGTTTTTTGAGTATTCATTGTAATGCCGGAGGCGGTACAGGTACAGAAACATTCTATTGTACTTATGACGACACCAATACTGCTCCTGATATCGCTTTTGCAAAAAAAATCCAGGCCAATATGGTTTCCCAAGGCTCATGGAACAATAGGCGTTGTGTAGATGATATTGATTTTCTGGCCTACCATTTGGGTGTCCTGCGCTATTCTTCCACTACAGCCTGCCTTAATGAGATCGGTTTTGTAGATTATACTACTGATGCTGCTAAACTAACGAGCGACAGCTGGAGGAATAACTTTGCCCTTGCTTATTTTAATGCGCTTAAATCCGACCTCAATCTCACCTGTAGTGCTGTTGCGGCACCTGGAGCCTTTACAATCGCTACCACCACGACTTGCAGTGGTACTCAAAGTGGTATTAACCTGACCTGGACCACCTCAGCCAATGCCGTAACCTATGATGTATATCGCAACGGAAACCTCTATGCCCCTGATTTAACGGGTAACTCCTTTCTCAACACTTACCTCATCACGGCCGGGACTTCCTATACCTACTCTATAAAAGCGAAAAATGCTACAGGTACCACGACGAATAGTAATGGAAATGTATCTAAAACGGCTATCGCCTGTGCTGCTGGGAAAAGTAATACGGTAACCAGCCTGGAAGCATCTGATATTACTATTTATCCTAACCCAAGCGATGGAAAATTCCTATTGGCGATTGGGAATACCACAAATAACGATACCTATTATAGCATATATGACACCGCTGGAAAAATGATATTGAATCAAAGGGTTTATACTAATGATAATGATTCCGGAATTGAAATCGATCTCTCTGGATTTGCTCCGAATACCTATTTTTTAAAGGTTACAAACGGAACACAGGAGTTCACTAAAAAAATTATTAAAAAATAA
- a CDS encoding site-specific integrase — protein sequence MKTASTTFGVLFYLKTQKTSAQGSAPICARVTVNGKRTEISVKRSVNASEWDERKGMTKGNRKETAELNMFINQFKAKIINAYQQMVLTDAAIDGPAIRDRVLGTDHLAPTLVALMEYHNEQQLHKLAPGTMKNYYTTQRYVKAFLKEKLYRNDIALSQLKYKFILDFERYLFNYVPKDHQKPLNNNGIMKHIERLRKMINMAVQLDWLAKDPFASFKKRFDKVERESLNSEELAGLADKELSIERLSHVRDMFLFSCYTGLAYIDLYELTPIKVITGIDGGLWISTSRAKTDTGVRVPLLPQAIELMEKYRDNPRALNNGTVFPVISNQRMNGYLKEVADICGISKTLTFHIARHTFATTVTLSNGVPIESVSKMLGHTSIRTTQIYAKVVESKLSEDMYNLKQRMSADA from the coding sequence ATGAAAACAGCAAGCACTACATTCGGGGTACTTTTTTACCTTAAGACACAAAAAACTTCGGCACAGGGTTCGGCTCCTATCTGTGCCCGAGTAACAGTAAATGGGAAACGGACCGAGATTTCGGTAAAGCGATCGGTTAATGCAAGTGAATGGGATGAAAGAAAGGGAATGACAAAGGGAAACCGTAAAGAGACAGCTGAACTTAACATGTTCATAAACCAATTCAAGGCAAAAATCATAAATGCGTACCAGCAGATGGTTCTGACCGACGCCGCGATAGATGGGCCTGCAATTCGAGACCGGGTTTTAGGCACAGACCACCTCGCTCCAACATTAGTTGCACTGATGGAGTATCACAATGAGCAGCAGCTGCACAAACTCGCTCCCGGAACAATGAAAAATTACTACACCACACAGCGGTATGTAAAAGCATTCCTAAAGGAGAAACTGTATAGAAATGACATTGCCCTTTCCCAGCTGAAGTACAAGTTTATTCTAGATTTTGAACGCTACCTATTTAATTATGTTCCCAAGGACCACCAAAAGCCACTCAACAACAACGGCATAATGAAGCATATTGAAAGGCTGCGCAAAATGATAAACATGGCTGTCCAGCTGGATTGGCTTGCCAAAGACCCTTTTGCCAGCTTTAAGAAACGTTTCGATAAAGTGGAACGCGAGTCATTGAACAGCGAGGAGCTTGCTGGATTGGCAGACAAAGAGCTGTCTATCGAACGGCTGAGTCATGTTAGGGATATGTTTCTTTTCAGCTGCTATACTGGTCTTGCATATATTGACCTCTATGAACTAACCCCCATCAAGGTTATCACAGGTATAGACGGAGGACTTTGGATATCTACAAGCAGGGCAAAAACAGATACTGGCGTACGTGTACCGCTGCTGCCACAGGCAATAGAATTGATGGAGAAATATAGAGATAATCCGAGGGCTCTAAATAACGGTACAGTCTTCCCTGTAATTTCAAATCAGCGAATGAATGGCTACTTGAAAGAGGTTGCTGACATTTGTGGGATAAGCAAGACGTTGACATTCCATATAGCACGTCATACTTTTGCGACTACTGTTACTCTGAGTAATGGGGTACCAATAGAAAGCGTCTCGAAAATGCTCGGCCATACCAGTATCCGGACTACTCAGATATATGCAAAGGTTGTAGAGTCTAAGCTTAGTGAAGATATGTATAATCTTAAACAACGAATGTCTGCTGATGCATAA
- the trxB gene encoding thioredoxin-disulfide reductase: MSDTIEQIKCLIIGSGPAGYTAAIYAARADMKPVMYTGMEPGGQLTTTTEVDNFPGYPEGIDGPTMMVQLQQQAERFGTEVRIGLVTAVDFSTTAGGIHKVTVDGKKEIHAQTIIISTGATAKYLGLPSEQKLRGGGVSACAVCDGFFYRNQDVAIVGAGDTAAEEATYLANICKNVTMLVRKGEMRASKAMQHRVAKTPNITVLYNTEVAEVLGDTVVEGLRMINNETKELTDIAITGLFVAIGHKPNTDIFKGQLEMDETGYLITEAKSTKTNLPGVFASGDVQDKDYRQAITAAGSGCMAALDAERYLSTLE, translated from the coding sequence ATGTCTGATACTATTGAACAAATAAAATGCCTTATTATAGGTTCCGGGCCTGCAGGATATACTGCAGCAATTTATGCAGCACGTGCTGATATGAAACCTGTAATGTATACCGGGATGGAACCAGGAGGACAATTGACAACTACTACCGAAGTAGACAATTTTCCTGGATATCCAGAAGGGATCGACGGACCGACCATGATGGTACAACTGCAACAGCAGGCGGAACGTTTTGGTACCGAAGTACGAATCGGATTGGTGACTGCAGTTGATTTTAGTACTACTGCTGGTGGTATTCATAAAGTGACTGTAGATGGCAAAAAAGAAATACACGCACAAACGATTATTATTTCGACAGGTGCTACAGCCAAATATCTTGGATTGCCAAGTGAGCAAAAATTACGCGGTGGTGGTGTTTCTGCCTGTGCCGTTTGTGATGGATTTTTCTATAGAAACCAGGATGTTGCCATTGTAGGAGCAGGAGATACTGCAGCTGAAGAAGCAACCTATTTGGCAAATATCTGTAAGAATGTTACGATGTTAGTGCGAAAAGGAGAGATGCGGGCCTCAAAAGCCATGCAGCACCGTGTTGCAAAAACACCGAATATTACAGTGTTGTACAATACAGAAGTAGCCGAGGTTTTAGGTGATACTGTGGTGGAAGGACTGCGCATGATCAATAACGAGACCAAGGAACTGACCGATATCGCGATTACAGGATTATTTGTAGCCATTGGGCACAAACCGAATACCGATATCTTCAAAGGACAATTGGAGATGGATGAAACCGGATACCTGATTACAGAGGCGAAATCTACAAAAACCAATTTACCGGGCGTTTTTGCTTCCGGGGATGTCCAGGATAAAGATTACCGTCAGGCGATTACTGCTGCTGGTTCAGGCTGTATGGCCGCTCTGGATGCAGAACGTTACCTGTCTACTTTGGAATAA
- the istB gene encoding IS21-like element helper ATPase IstB: MNESTVTKMKQMKLYGMFNAFKTAIESGKTDHYTLDQFVSMIIDAEWDERYNRRIERSITNAKFHYKSNIESINFDVSRNLDRNMVLRLAECEFIEKNENILITGSTGVGKSYLGTALGYQACIQGFKVSYFNTSKLFARLKMAKADGTYLRELTKIQRQDVIILDDFGLQALDSHNRITLLEIIEDRHNNGSIIVTSQIPVQGWYDIIGEKTIADAILDRLIHQSHRLELHGESMRKKRGINKE; this comes from the coding sequence ATGAATGAATCCACAGTAACCAAAATGAAACAAATGAAGCTTTATGGCATGTTTAATGCTTTTAAAACAGCCATTGAAAGCGGGAAAACAGATCATTATACCCTTGACCAGTTTGTATCGATGATTATTGATGCAGAATGGGATGAAAGGTACAATCGTCGTATTGAACGAAGTATCACTAATGCCAAATTCCATTACAAATCAAATATTGAAAGTATCAATTTTGATGTATCACGTAACCTGGACCGAAACATGGTACTGCGTCTGGCAGAATGCGAATTTATAGAGAAAAACGAAAACATTTTAATCACTGGAAGCACCGGTGTCGGTAAAAGTTATTTAGGTACTGCATTAGGTTATCAAGCCTGTATACAGGGTTTTAAGGTAAGTTATTTTAATACCTCAAAATTGTTCGCTAGACTAAAAATGGCTAAAGCAGATGGTACTTATCTACGGGAACTTACCAAAATACAAAGACAGGATGTTATAATACTTGATGATTTTGGACTCCAGGCACTTGACAGCCATAACCGAATTACTCTTTTAGAGATCATAGAGGACAGGCATAATAACGGCTCTATAATCGTGACATCACAAATACCAGTTCAAGGCTGGTATGATATAATTGGAGAAAAAACGATAGCCGATGCAATATTAGACAGACTTATACACCAATCTCATAGGCTTGAATTACATGGAGAATCCATGAGAAAGAAAAGAGGAATAAACAAAGAGTGA